The segment GGTAACGCCCCCCAACACCCCCGCTTTACCCCACTCCCCCTCCCCTAAAGAGCCCTGGATCCTCTTCCACGCAACCCCAAGCCCCACTGGTGTCTCCCCCCATAAgacccccagtgccacaggacacccccaaacccagctgccCCCCCAAAAGACATGACTCCATGGATCCCCTTCTGTGTCACAACCCCAAGCCAAATAAGACCACCAAGCCCAGAGGTGTCGCCTCCCCAAGCCCAACCCCCCTCCCCAAAAGACCCCCAACCCTTCTGGTGTCCCCCCCTTCCAAGAACCCCATCCCCACAGGGATCCCAAGCCCAAGATCCCCCCAAGCCCACATTTCTCCCCCAAGACCCCCATCCCCACAGATCCCTCTCCATGTCACAGCCCCCCTCCCAGAagatcccagccccacagacgTGTTCCCCTCGAAAGGACCCCCAACCCCACGGAACACCCCGATCCCCACAGGACCCGCCCAGGCTCCCCATTcccgcagccccctccccaaatcccgcCCCCCTCACACCCCCGCCCACGTGCTCCCGATCCCGGGggcgctgcggggcggcccccaGCGACCTACCGCGGACTGAAACCTCGGCTGCTCCTCCTGAGGAGCCCCGACCCGGgcgaggaggaagaggaagaagatggTGGGGGGGGGCGCCGCCATATGAAGGAAGAACACACACAAACCAAACATTACCCCCTTCCCAGAGCTCCTGATGTGAGGAAGAGCCACGGGGGGTTAGCCCAGGGATTGTCCCGGGGTTGGGGGCCCAACTCACGTCGCTCTCCACCTCGATGTCATCGTTGTCGCTCATCGCTCCCGCCCGGGTGAagccgcgggccgggccgcgccgccaCAACAACAGCCCGCACCGCGCATGCGCGGAAGTCGGGAGGGGGGGGTCAATGATGGCGCCGGGCGACGCGAACGGTTGCGGGAGTTGTGGTTTGAGTGGGGAGATGGAGGCGTCTTCCACGTGGCGGAGACTACAACTCCCGGCGTGCATCGCGCGGGGCGGCGCGCGGCACGCCGGGAGCTGTAGTCTCCGCTTGGGGAAGGGGACGCTGAGGGCGCGCGGCCGGAGGATGGAGGAGGTGAGGGCCAAGGCcatggagggagggggtttattGAAGGAAAATGGGGATGGGATAGGTCGGCAAGTCTGCggggctggcctggggagctgcaggctgagctaGAAGGGCTCCGGGACAACCTAGGTGGGGCTGCAGGGTCTGTTTGGGGCGCGTGTGGGTCTGGTCTGAAGGGCTGGGCCGGTTTGGGAGGGTGTCCATCTCCCTGGGGCTCCAGGGTAGCCCTGTGAGGTCTGGATGCAGGCTAATACGGGAGTGCTGGGGGTCTGCAGGACATTGTGGGGGGCTGCAAGCCTTGCTAGAGGGTGTGTGCATCTGCTCAGGGGTCTGTGGGCCTCACCTGGCGGGGCTTTGGCCAAATTTGGGAGGGCTGTGGATCTGCCTGGGGGGCGTGAGCCTTGTGTGAGGGGCTGTGGATTGGGGTgtgggggctctggggctggaaTGGGAGCCTGCAGGTTTGACCTGAGCAACTACATCATAATTTGGGGGGCTATGGGCCTGCCTGGCCCAAATTGTGGTACCACAACTTGGGGGTTTCTGTACCACAATTTGGGGGCTGTAGATCAAGCTGGAGGCTGTGGACCTGACCTAGGGGGTCTGTCAGTCAGTGTGGGGGGATCTGGGCTGCCTGGGGGCTTTAGGCTTAGCTCGGGGGGCTGCAAGCCTGACCTGAGGGGGTTTGCAGAATTTTGGGCCCACCTGGGGGGAGCTGTGGAACCCCCTCAGGTACCAAGAGCAGGATGGGGCCCAGGACAGGCTGTCCCTATCCCAGCTGTTCCCCATCCTCTTTTGGCAGCTCGTCCTGCCTGGTGGCCTCCGTTGGCTGCCTGTCATCATCCTCCTTGTCCCCGTCACCGTCAGAGCCAGTCTCATCCGAGTTGTCCTCCAGGTAGCGGTATCCACGTGTTTTGTGGCGCGGGCGCGGGATGCGGGGCAGCCGCACTTCCACGTTCCACGCCACCTTCTGCTCCATCCACAGGTATGTCCCCACCGCCACCACCAGCGTCAGCAGCATGATGGACAGCTTGGCCTGCGGCACATGGAGTTTGGGGATGGGCCTGGGGGCGTGTCCCCAAAGATGTCTCAGAGTGGGCTGGGGCACGTCTGGGACTTGCCTTCATGGGCAGCCCCGACCACAGGTAGACGGTGAAGATGGCCAGGGCCTGCCACCAGTGGTAGATGGTGAAGATGAAGTCTTGGCGCTCCTTTTTCTTGTACAACATCCCCAGGAGAACTGTGGCAGAGACCGGAATCAGTTTTGCCCTTCCTGTGCCACGTCCCCTTGGCATGGGGGACAATCACAGTGAGTCTGTCCCATGGATCTGAGGACTGAGACCACAAACTCATGGTGCCAGGGGACATGAGGAGAGGATGCGTGGAAAAACTTGGGACAACCCAGGCTATTTTGGGGAACACCAAGGCATTTTGGCAAgaacagcagctgcttcagGACCTTCCCACTACTCACTGCTGATTCCAGTCTTGTTGAGGGCACTGCCTGTGCCCCAGAGCGCGGCGATGCTGTAGAGCAGCGGCGCCTGCGCCAGGTGCCGGGGCTCCGGCGCCCAGCAGAAGAGCGTCACCAGGAGCACAGCGTGGATGAAGGCCCCAGCCAGGAGCGGGGTGTGGCGGCGCAGGCGCAGCAtgcacagggccaggctggagcacagcgAGGCGGAGAAGCCGTAGGCCATGAGGAGATACGCCAGCCTCTCCAGCCCGAGGGCGCACACGCCGTAGTTCTGCAGCGAGCACGGGCTCAGCGCCGCCTGTCCCCGCTCCGTCACCTCCCACCCCACCACGCATCCTACCAGGGAAAATCCAGTGCAGACAAAGAGCACCTCGAAGCCGCTGTAGATGAACAACGGGAAGAGGTGCCGCAGGCGATAGTCCCGCATGTGCTTGAAGGGCAGCTGGAAGATGTTGCCCCAGCCGATGCTGCGCATGTCGATCTCCTCCATGGGCCGGTACGCCGCGCCGCACAGCACCAGCACCTGCAGAGTCAGCTCAGGTCCTGCCATCGTCCagcccctccctgtcccctcccgcCGCGGCGCTCACCACCAGCATGGCGAGGAAGGCGGCGGCCATCAGCGCGCTCTCCACGATGATGAGGCTGACGCTGCGCGGAAGGCTCTGCAGCACCGTCTTGTTGAAACCAGGCAGCGTGCCGTGGCTCAGGGTCCCTGCCAGAGGGGCACAGGCCGTGGTTAATCCCAAATGGGGGGCTCCCGGTGCCGCCCCGTGCCCTGCCCGCAGCCTCACCGCAGTGCTTCACTGCAAAGAGCGTGTGGTTGAGTTGGTAGAGGTAGTTGTTGAGGAAGAAGACCATGGGCATCTGAGCACAGACGAAGCTCAACTAAAGGATGTAGAGGGGGGCACACTCAGTGCTGCTGGCGTGTTGCCCCGCCCATCCCAGCCACCCCACCGGGCCTCACGTGGAAGCAGGAGTAGAAGACAGTCTGGAAGATGATGATGTAGGCGTTGCAGGCGTCCCGCGGCGCCCGCtgcctctccttctccttctcctgctcctccttgtAGTTGATGTACTCATAGTACTTCTGGGCCATCCTGCGTGGAGCAGTGGGTCAGCACGGGCACCCCGTGCACACCCCACCCGCGCCCCGATGCCTACCGCATGATGTAGGTGCCCATGGAGGCCCAGAGGGGCACGATCACCATGCCAATGGCCACCGCGGAGGGCACCAGCGTGTAGTAGCGCTCCCAGTAGTTGCTGGAGACGAAGAGGGCGTAGATGCCGACCGCCAGGAACATGGCCCACTTGGTGCCAAAGAACCTGCCGGGGCAAGGAGCGGGTGGGTGGGTGGCCGTGCCAGGGAGCCGTGCTggccgggagcgcggcggggccgtACCTGATGAGGATGGGCGTGTAGAGCAGCGCCGCCACGGGTGTGACATTGATGCCCATCAGCACCTTGCGGTCGATGTCCTCCAACCGGATGTTGCTGTACTTCACCTCCCGGTAGGTCTCGTCGTAGtgaaggatcagctgcatctgcagcAGACCTGGTGGGGAGGGTCCAGGGGTGGTCACCCCATGGCCTGAACACCCCGAGTTtttctgggggtccctgggaggTCCCATACCCAAGTAGACGCTGTAGGTGAGGgtgccagccaggctggcagccaCCACGTTCTTGATGACACCGAGGCGCTTGCGGCGATAGTacttctgctcctcctcctcctcattgtAGTCGGGGTGGGCACCCACAAAATCATCCAGCTGTGGGTGATTCCAGCTGTCACCCTTGGGGATGGCCACCACGGGCCTGCTTCCCCCCCCACGGGTGTCCCTCTGGTCTCACCTGTGAATCTGTCCCCTCGGTGCCCAGcatggcacttggcactgtcttgGCCCCATCCT is part of the Passer domesticus isolate bPasDom1 chromosome 6, bPasDom1.hap1, whole genome shotgun sequence genome and harbors:
- the UNC93B1 gene encoding protein unc-93 homolog B1; this encodes MEKDIDGCQDGAKTVPSAMLGTEGTDSQLDDFVGAHPDYNEEEEEQKYYRRKRLGVIKNVVAASLAGTLTYSVYLGLLQMQLILHYDETYREVKYSNIRLEDIDRKVLMGINVTPVAALLYTPILIRFFGTKWAMFLAVGIYALFVSSNYWERYYTLVPSAVAIGMVIVPLWASMGTYIMRMAQKYYEYINYKEEQEKEKERQRAPRDACNAYIIIFQTVFYSCFHLSFVCAQMPMVFFLNNYLYQLNHTLFAVKHCGTLSHGTLPGFNKTVLQSLPRSVSLIIVESALMAAAFLAMLVVLVLCGAAYRPMEEIDMRSIGWGNIFQLPFKHMRDYRLRHLFPLFIYSGFEVLFVCTGFSLNYGVCALGLERLAYLLMAYGFSASLCSSLALCMLRLRRHTPLLAGAFIHAVLLVTLFCWAPEPRHLAQAPLLYSIAALWGTGSALNKTGISILLGMLYKKKERQDFIFTIYHWWQALAIFTVYLWSGLPMKAKLSIMLLTLVVAVGTYLWMEQKVAWNVEVRLPRIPRPRHKTRGYRYLEDNSDETGSDGDGDKEDDDRQPTEATRQDELPKEDGEQLG